One window from the genome of Armatimonadota bacterium encodes:
- a CDS encoding class I SAM-dependent methyltransferase, with amino-acid sequence MRKKLPNQFLNNIRRLQEAYLSHSDPIKQSGFYGGKAQWKSEREIILNAVEKDGDFLDVGCANGYLLECLVDWAKAKGITIEAYGVDIGANLIALAKERFPNHGDHFWTANAWDWVPPRKFDYVYTLSDNVPEPFIRDYLFRLLRHYVNPDGVLIVGAYGSYSKNQPAYNVAKALTDAGLIVAGQAACGELPVTHIAWTGNVSGAMDE; translated from the coding sequence ATGAGGAAAAAACTTCCCAATCAGTTTCTCAACAATATCCGGCGCCTGCAAGAGGCATATCTCTCTCACTCTGACCCTATCAAGCAATCCGGTTTTTATGGCGGCAAAGCGCAGTGGAAAAGTGAGCGAGAAATCATCCTTAACGCAGTAGAAAAAGACGGCGATTTCCTGGATGTCGGATGTGCCAATGGATACCTCCTCGAATGCCTTGTGGACTGGGCAAAGGCAAAAGGCATCACAATCGAAGCCTATGGCGTAGACATTGGCGCTAATTTGATAGCCTTGGCAAAAGAAAGGTTTCCGAACCACGGGGATCATTTCTGGACGGCTAACGCCTGGGATTGGGTTCCGCCGCGAAAATTCGATTATGTGTATACGCTTTCAGACAATGTGCCCGAACCGTTTATCAGAGATTACTTGTTCAGGTTACTTCGACACTATGTAAATCCCGATGGTGTGTTAATTGTTGGAGCATACGGCAGTTACTCAAAAAATCAGCCGGCTTACAATGTCGCTAAAGCGCTTACGGATGCCGGACTAATAGTGGCAGGCCAGGCAGCCTGCGGTGAACTACCCGTCACCCACATAGCATGGACCGGGAATGTATCAGGAGCGATGGATGAATAG